Below is a window of uncultured Cohaesibacter sp. DNA.
GGCTGCTTCGACCTGCGCGTCATGCTCGCCGACCAGATCTTCACGGCAACCTCGGTCCTCAATACGGAACTCTTTCTCAACAGCGCCGCCGTCGTGGTCGGTGCCTGCCTGTTGATCATCCTGCCGATCCTCATCGCCCATATGGGAAGCGGCGCGAGACCGCTGGTCTTGCCAATCCTTATTGTCGTGGCCCTTGTGCTTACAATCATATGGCTGTGCGAAGCCATGCTCGGTGCCATGCAGATGGGCATTCTGGGTGTCACCTCGACCCGCGTCTCCATTGTCGCCAAAGTGACCAACTATGCTCCATACAAGACCTATCTGCTTCTTGGCCTGCTGGCGGCCCTCTCATTGGGGTCTCTTCTCTTTGGCAAGTGGCGCGCAGGAAATGACAAGGCCGAAAATGGTGAGGTGATCGCAAAGGCAGATTTCCGCAAGCTGAGAGCTGCGCGGCTGTTTGAAAGACGCTGGTTGAATGCCAGTCTGGCCCTGATCATTTTCAGCCTTTGCAGCCTGCTTTATCAGGATCTCTACGCCTCCCGCCCGCCATCGCTTTCCCCGGCAGCCGAGGCACTGCCTGACGCCAACGGCGAAATCCGCATCGCCATTGAGGATGTCAAGGATGGCAATCTGCACCGTTATGCCTATATCGCAGACGACGGCCATCGCGTGCGGTTCTTCCTGATAAACCGCTATGACGAGAAGCATGTGAAAATCGGTGTTGTCTATGACGCCTGCATGATTTGCGGTGACGCCGGCTATATCCAGAAAGGCAACGAGGTCATCTGCATTGCCTGCAATGTGCGGATCTTCGTGCCATCAATCGGCAAGGCCGGGGGCTGCAACCCGATCCCGCTGCTCCATGGCGAGGAAAATGGCGAAATCGTCATATCCGCCTCGGAGCTCGAAAAGGGAGCCCAATATTTTTCCGAGGTGGTCGCCATAGAGGTCATCGATCCCGTCACCAAGCAACCACTCATCAATCTCGAAGCGCCCTATCAATATGATTTCAAGGGCAAGACCTTCTTCTTTGGATCGCAAGATTCCTATGAGAGGTTCCGCGAAGCGCCCGAGACCTATGCCGGAGCCGTCGAAGCGCGTTACTGGCGCGTTCAGGGCCATGAGAAGCATTGAGGAGACGCAGATGTTCCTGAGAATGATCCGCCGGTCTTTTTTCGAAGCGCGCAGACGCAAGATCATTGCGATCGTGACTGTCGCGCTCGCTGCCAGCCTGATTACCACCCTCCTCGACCTGTCCGTCGATGTCGGCGACAAGATGGCAAAAGAGCTAAAAGCCTATGGCTCCAATATTTCCATCGTTCCCAAAAGCGAATCCATCCCGCTCAAGATCGGCGGCATCGATTTCAACCCGCTCAAGGGGCGCGACTATTTGCAGGAAAAAGATCTCATCAAGATCAAGGATATCTTCTGGAGCAACAATATCGTTGGCTTTACCCCCTTCCTTCAGATCCCTGTAGGGCTGGAGGGGAGTGATGCCCCATTGCCGCTGATTGGCACCTATTTTGACAAGCCCTTCCCTCTTCCCAGTGACGAGGATTATCACACCGGCGCGGTGCTGACCCACCCCTATTGGGACGTCAGGGGCGAATGGCCCGACGATTCCTCCTCATCACAGATTCTGATCGGCGCTTCCCTTGCCAGATCCCTCAAGCTTTCGATCGGTGATCATCTGAAATTGCAAGCCTCCGAACAGGCAGACAGCACAGACGCTCCTCTCCTCGACGTCACCATATCGGGCATATTGACGACCGGAGAGAGTGAAGACGATGCGATCCTCGCCCCGCTGGCGATGGTCCAGACTTTCGCAGGCCTTGAGGGCAAGGTGCAGAAGGTGAGTGTCAGCGCCTTGACCATTCCGGAAAATAATCTTTCCCGCAAGGCGCAGCGGGATTCGGACTCTCTTTCAAGCGCAGAATATGACGTCTGGTATTGCAGCGCCTTTGTCAGCTCCATTGCCCACCAGATCAACGAAGCCATTCCCGATGCCTCCGCCAGTCCGGTTTGGCAGGTCGCCAACGCTGAAGGTGCCATCATCGACAAACTGCAGGTGCTCATGCTGGTGGTCACATTGGCCGCCTT
It encodes the following:
- a CDS encoding Fe-S-containing protein, whose protein sequence is MSLYIVSILQAFLPLAFVAAMIFSFLEPASRRRAQIDSLWLAALFILAGYLLYSLAASLGIEPRVRTLLRLLGVSALLTCFLLIIVRPVREAEKGLHLFTRLCIWYLVAILALQGCFDLRVMLADQIFTATSVLNTELFLNSAAVVVGACLLIILPILIAHMGSGARPLVLPILIVVALVLTIIWLCEAMLGAMQMGILGVTSTRVSIVAKVTNYAPYKTYLLLGLLAALSLGSLLFGKWRAGNDKAENGEVIAKADFRKLRAARLFERRWLNASLALIIFSLCSLLYQDLYASRPPSLSPAAEALPDANGEIRIAIEDVKDGNLHRYAYIADDGHRVRFFLINRYDEKHVKIGVVYDACMICGDAGYIQKGNEVICIACNVRIFVPSIGKAGGCNPIPLLHGEENGEIVISASELEKGAQYFSEVVAIEVIDPVTKQPLINLEAPYQYDFKGKTFFFGSQDSYERFREAPETYAGAVEARYWRVQGHEKH
- a CDS encoding ABC transporter permease — translated: MFLRMIRRSFFEARRRKIIAIVTVALAASLITTLLDLSVDVGDKMAKELKAYGSNISIVPKSESIPLKIGGIDFNPLKGRDYLQEKDLIKIKDIFWSNNIVGFTPFLQIPVGLEGSDAPLPLIGTYFDKPFPLPSDEDYHTGAVLTHPYWDVRGEWPDDSSSSQILIGASLARSLKLSIGDHLKLQASEQADSTDAPLLDVTISGILTTGESEDDAILAPLAMVQTFAGLEGKVQKVSVSALTIPENNLSRKAQRDSDSLSSAEYDVWYCSAFVSSIAHQINEAIPDASASPVWQVANAEGAIIDKLQVLMLVVTLAAFVSSAMGVSSLINTSVLERAAEIGLLKALGAAKWQILILFQSEALIIGLIGGIVGLVVGSGLSQIVGWTVFGSALAFHPIIIPVVLLISMAIAFVGSILPSRSIVRLMPVEVLYGRK